TTGTACTGAATGCAGCAGGGCATATAAAAGTATATGACATAGTTCGTTCTTATCCTCAAAGAGCTTGCAATTTAGTTGAAGGCACAcatctctacacacacacacacacacacacacacacacacgcacaccaaaGACATTAGAGAACTATTTAGACTACCTCTGTTCCATTGAAATCAAATGTCACGtgtgtaatttcaaattttctaacaGCAAcattaaaaaagcataaaaagtttaaatgaattaTGAGCTATTATATTTAaaccaatatatccaaaatgttatttcaacacagtattaatataaaactgtaaaTGAAGCATTTTAGATGCCTTGTTTCCTATTAAGTCTTCCAACTCCagtatgtattttacacttatagcACGTCTCAATTCAGACAAGACATATTATAGGTGCTCCATAGCTACATGTGAttagtggctgccatattggattGCGTAGATTTAGACAGTATAGAATGACATGTCAagtgaattttaaacttttagtGAAAAGAACAGTTTATGGAGGAGGTGGATGTTTGGTCAGAAAGGATATCTAGAGAGCCTCATTATAAATTTGTCAATGGCTGGGGGATTTTAGTATGATGCTATCCAAAAGCATCTTTTAATTTACCTCCTTTTTGTTTAGGAAAgccattgtcatcatcatcagaAACTGATTGCAACTCTCCTTACTGCAAGGCAGAAATACagcacaggaagagagaaagccagAGGCTGGGGGCTCCAGCAGAACCCCACAGGGAGTACGTCCATGGATGTCGACACAAGGTCAGAGACAGCCCACGTGTTCATGCGTCAAACTCTTACCTCATTTCAAGTGACGGTTACTAAGCCTTGGGGTTTGTCACTGACTTGCCAAAAAAAAGGCTCACAAGAGATGGAAAACAACATTCTAATTTCTTAACTTGCAAGGACATATATGCTTTGTTTCTCCTGGCACACCAGCTCataattttcctctttgaaattttctataatgtaaGCTTTATACTTCATTGTATAACCATGGTTTAGGTTTCACCATTTATGTAATTGATTTCAAGTACTTTTCAATGATCACATTTCAATGGCTGCAAATTGTTCTTCTGAAAACTTTTGGCAAGGGAGAAGCACAGACTCACCTTACCTCTGTCAATACCTATTTCCTAGGGAAGGACAGCGTCACAAGATGGGAAGTGTCTGTGTTCTGAAAGACCAGGTAGAAGGCCGCATACTAACTAGGAGGAATGCTGCCGTTTGACTTTATGAGTGTGGGAGAATTAACCTTCTGCTGCTAAGAAGATTTAAGGGTTTATGTCTGCTCAGAATCTCACCatgctgaaatcaaggtgttggctagggctgaaatcaaggtgttggctagGGCTGTGATTCTCAACCAAACCTCAGGGTCCTTTCGCAAGCTCACTGGCTCTTGACAAAATTCAGCTCCTTGCAGTTCTAGGACAGAAGCTCCCATTTGCTTGCTGCCTGTGAGTCAGGGACGTCTCTCAGCAACTAGAAGTGGCTCGCAGTTCGTGGCCAtgtgcccccacccctccatAAAAAGTTCATGACATGGCTGTTTGCTTTCCTCCAGGCCGACAAGAGTGCATCTCCCTGATGACTCACCTTCTTGTAAAGATGTCACCTGATTAGGTCAGATCCACTCAGGACAATCGCCCTTTTCACTAAGTCAAACTCAACGGATTAGTAACTAATTATATTCACTGGTCCTGCTCACACTCCAGAAGGGATTATACAGACCGTCTGTCTATCGGGGCAGGAATCTTGGGAGCCACCTTAGAATTCTGCTTACCACACCATCCGGTTCTCCTTTTCGTTCAAGTTGCAATGTAATAGTGTCTGTCTTTGTATCTCACCCGTGATTGTATTGCTAATCCCGGCACAGTACCTGGAAAATAGTAGCTGTTGAGGATTTCTGAATAAATGGGTTAATCCTTTGGTCATCTTGGTTTAATTTAGAAGATCCCCTTCATTTATGGCTCACATGTTTACAAATTAGTCCCCTTCATCATATGTTCCCTTTTGTGAAATCCAGCTGTAAAAGTTTTTCTCTTGTCCTTGTTCCAAATACGTGGGGGTGAATTCTGTTTAAGGCTTCTGGCCTCCTGTCCAATTACTCTACTAATGTTTCAGATAGGATCCCAATAGGAAAGAGATGGCAACCCAAACTGGAGTAGTTCAAGGAGGGCTTAATAAAGGTGCTCCTTACATAGATGTGGGCAAGGTATAAGGAGACCACAAGAGATGGTTGAGTAACTGTTGGAGCTGGTACTACCTCTAGACCCTAAGGGACATGGGACAGAAATTCCTGATAATGTATTAAGAGTTCTTAGCTACAGACAATAAGAATCCATTCTGGCTAGTTTAAGAGAAaggaatttatgaaaatatatgggTTAGTTCACAGAATCATTAGGAGGGCTGGAGAAAGAGGCTCCAGGTTAAGTTTGAAAGATCAATGCCCAGAACTTCACTGTGCAAATTGGCTTAGGTTGCTGCTTCTGGCACTGACTCCAGAACTGGGGGGCAAATCAGCCtgatgaagaaaaacagaggTTGCCATCTCTTGCTACATAATAGAAACCCCAGGCAGAGCCAATTTCATTCCATTGGCTTCTGAGTTGAAGTCTTAAGTGGTGTGTCTAACTGGTAACATGCCTGTACCCTAGGAGCCACAAGGGAGGccagagattaaaaacaaaatttaccagGAAGGCAGGACTGACGATGTGGAAACTGATCAAAATGTTGGGAGGCTGTTTCAAAGATCTTGTTAGTCTCACATGTCCACTGCAGGTAGCGAGAAGTGGAATTGTTTGCTTGAAGGAGCTATGAATTTAAATTGTGGCGTACTCTGCCAATCTGACTTCAAGAAAATGTAGACCAATTGACATTGCCTTTTGTATGATAATTCCCTTTTCCCTACATCTTCTCTGGCAATGGATAACATTTCTTTAATACTTTCgacaatttttgacaacttcaCAGTGAAAACAAAAGATCCTACTTAATTCTGCTTTTTCTCAAAATTGGTTCAgttaggagatatatatatatatatatatatatatatatatatatatatatatatatatatatatttgttgttgtttgtttgtttattagccatttgttcTTCTGTGACATAGTCACTTACTTGTaaatcttctgcccattttttatattaggttgcttttttgtttactAATGTTTGAACATCtctgtatattttgggtattgattttttttgtctgtctgttacatgttgaaaatGTTCTTCATAgtgtctctttcctctctttttcttgtatcttttagTTATGGGAAAGCTAAATAAAATGGGTAatcttttcaggatttttttcttgctCAAGAAAGTTTTTCATATCTTTCATTATAAAAcatcttcctttatttccttcaaaCCATTTTTGTAGTCTTGTTGCCCATGTTTAAGTTTTCAGTCCATCtataattctttctttgtgtgttaTATGAGGTAGAAACTAAAGGGTTCCCCCATCCCTAAAAGGGAGAGTCAGTTATTCTTCACATTAATTGAGTTGCCCTTCCTTAACATGTATTTCATTCTCATACTACATTTCTGTATCTGGAGTCTGTATTACATTACACTATGTGGATTTATGGGCCAATGGTACTTGCTTACTCCTACACCACGATTTTAATTACTGAATATTTACAATGTATTATGAAAGCTGGTGAAGCAATGTATTCCTCATGTGTAAAGGACAATGTTATATTCTCCTGGAACATGCAGAGCACATTAGGTGACTAGGATCAGACAAATTCCCTGCTCGTAAGGAGACTACCTTTTAGTTAGTGAGACAAAACCTCCCcataagaaacaaacaatatgACAAAGAGTATATCAGCAGCACAGGCAAAAAATAAGGCAGATTTAGATGAGTTGCTGGAATGTTCCAGATCAAAAGAGTATAGGAGAATTTTCTGGAGGAAGAATTCTTGGTGGCAGTAGTATAAGGAGATTTAATGCCAGGTGGAAAATAACACTGTACAGTAAATATGTGCCTGGTGATGGCTTTTTCCAAATTGTACAGAGCATCATTTGGCAAAGGCACGAGTATAGGATAGAGTAAATTAGGCTCTAGTACATTGctggtggggctggtggtggtTAAACAAGTAGCTAAGCCTAGCTTTGGCTGGATTAGAAGTCAAGAATAAGAAATGTGGTAGCACTTAATGAAAATTTGGTTTATGGGACCTTGAAAACCTATGATATAAAAGTATTAATTCTCACTTTATGTGCAAAATTTGAAACAATGCTAATCTACCCAAATGAAAAACTATATATGAGATTCTTATTACTTCAGCCAGGTGGGGTAAGTGAATTACACCTTATCTGTCTCCATGTGGTGGTGTCACTTTGGTTGGCAAACAGAAACACCTACCATTACagttttgatttaaaagaaagaagtctttatTCTTTGAGTAAAAGCCCGTAGAAGCAGCTGGTGGCAGCATGACTGCTggcctctcctcttcctttcagAGGCCTCCCTTCCACTGCCTTCTCTAACCCGTGGCTTTTCTTGCACGCTTACCCGTTCCCATGGTtctctccccccatccactacacCAATCCCATCAGCATCCCTTTCTCGGGCCCCTCTCCCCTCATCTCCTCAGCACTTAGAGGTTCAAGGACAGGACATGTACCAGCAGATGGAGACCAATTGCTCTCTTTCACGGCCATTACCTTCACTGGGGACCAAAGAGGGTACAGTGCACATGCCCGAGAGAACCCACAAGGAGGAAGATGGGCTGGACCATGTGCCAGGCATCCTAGGCCCTATCTCAGGGTGCGCTCTCTGAAAGGAGAAGAGCCTGCTCATCTTTCTCTGACGGCTCCACTTCCGGCAGCAATTCATAGACGGGCCCTTCAGGGCTCATGTAATATGGAGCTTCTGTGGACGCCGTCAGCTTCCAGCTGGGACTATGGCAACGGTGCCAAAGGGAAGCGATGCTGTAGATTCCCAACAGGCACAAAGCATTGGTCATCACATGCCAGCAGAAGAAGGTGGTGATAAACATGATGTCGCTGATGTCATCGTCCTGCCATGGGTAGCCGGACACTGGTCTGTACAGAATAAAGCCCACCTGCACCAGCCAGGAGCCCATCATCAGGAACAGAAAGGTCTCGATCAGTGAGAGGTGAACTGCGTCGGGAGCCCACAGCTGTATGGTCAACACCAGCATCATCAAGAACACCACCATGATGAGCAGAGAATGAGTCTGCAGCTCCACCCCTGCTGAGCCCTGAACATGTGACACCAACAGCATCAGGAGCACGTAGAAGGTCAGGGCCACGGTGCCTTTTTCTAGGAGCACACACCTCTGAGGCAGCAAGTTGTTGCTCATGACATCTACGCAGCCATTGAGGGCAAGGAGGATGAACATGGTGAGGTGCTGCCACTCTTTGGGGTACATAAATCTCGGTGGCACCTCCCTGTCCACAAACACCATTCCATCATCAAGACAGAAGACTACGTAAACAGTTAAGATGGAGCCAGTCACCATCTTTATCAAACCTCCATAGGATATTTTCCACAGCCCGGCCCATATTCCTTTATTCCTAGGAGGACATGCGGAATATAGAAGAGAGTCATTGACTATCATGGCCTTGAAGACCACCGTTGCTTGATATAGTCCATAAGAGAAAAGATACAGCCCCGGGTAAAAATGACCATTGAACTTTCCCATGAAATTACAGGTGTGTCTGACTAAGGAGTGAAGAACAGGACTCAGAACCTCTGTGCCCTCCTCTCTTTTGAAGACTCCTCAAGTTTTGGGCTTCATAGACAGAGCTCACTTCTACTTACTTTTATCATCTCCCTCTGCCCACTGCTCCAAAACAGAATGGAAAGTTCTGGATGGGAGCCGACACTGTTGATGAAGTGGGTCTCGTTTTTACATTCCATTCTAGTACACTGGGAACTAACTGACTTCTGCCAAAGAGGGAAGATAACTGTTTCCTGGTTTGCACCTGTAAGGATGTATGTTCTCATGAGCTCTGTGTTTGGGCCTTTGAGATGTTTCTGGTAGCACTTGTCCCTTTCTCCCATGGCTTGGTTTCTTTTGCTCCAGCCCAGTGCTTAGAGGAGCAATGGAGAGGTGCATGAACATGGACATTATCCAGAAAGCAAATATACTTTTcctgaacataaaaatttatcCACATTTGGAGGTGAGTTCATATACATATTGAGCACCTACctgtccatttcatttttctgtgacAGATTTGCGTGACCACCAAGAAAGCCCTTCACCTGCCCCCAAGTCTCTTTCCACTGGACAGAGAAAAGCCACATTTTGAGATCAATTTTGGGATGTTAACGTGTAATTTCTGATGAAAATGCAGATGAGTTGAGAGAAGTAGATTCAGTGGGTTAGTTATATTTAGTGTGAATTAGCTTGTCAACTTTATTCTCTCTTTAGTTATCATTTGCTAGGTAGGTAGAAAGTGTTCTAAGCAGTAGATGACAACCAGTTGCCTCTGAGGGACTGTAAGGCAAGAGTTTCCATTTTGAGGGGGTGGTAGAGAACAAGGTACAAGGAAGGTGAGGCATGGCCTGGGCCCACAAATGCTTCTGGGTGAATTCCAGGAGGTACATGGGTAGGAGTTTCTCTGGAAGTGAGAATTGTGCTGAGGGGAGAGGCAGTTCATCACTCAACATGAACCATGCTGACACCACAGTCTTCTGCATAATCATCTGTCCTCACAATACAAGCAATGCTGTGGGGCAGAGAGGCAGCATCCATATGCTGATAGCGCCCCCATTGGGGAGGAGGAGATGTGACATCCAGGTTACAGCACTTTCTCTGAGTCCTGAGTCTCATCCACACATGTCCCTTTCTTACAGccatttatattagaaaaattcaATCTGTTAATTCCCTTGAGAATGAAGGCCATTTCTTACCAGTAGGACAGTGTAAATCTGAGTGTGAAAAGCTTAAGATTGCTTTACAGAGGGACTTGCCTTCATTATTCCATTTTCACttcaacttccttttctttttcttacacaaGTATGGCATAGATTGGCTAGCAATTCACagtattcatttcttttccttccttggtaTACGGATAAATTACATTTCCCATCATGCCTTATAGTGAGATGCAACCTTGCAACTGAGTTCTACCCAGTGGAGTGTGAATGGAagtgatatacatatattagtttctggCCTCCCCCATAAAATTGTCCCTCATGTactcttttgtgttattttcctttcctctggctTTATACAGGACATCACAGTTTATTTGAAAGTCATATGTTGTTGAGGATGGAGGAACTGTTAAGATGGAAGGAACAGGTTTCCTGGACTACAGTGTTCAGGAACACTTTGGACTATATGTGGTCAAGAAACAAACTCTTTTTGGTTAAGCAATggaaatttttacatttgtttattataTCAGCTACTTCACCCAACCTAATGCAAAACCAATACATATCCTTTGTAGAAATGTTTGGAAAAATCTGTAAacaaaaatttagagaaaaataagcacCTATAATTCCAAACATGACAATAACCACTATTAACATTCAGTGGTAGAACCTCAGCTTTAGGAAGACAGGgttgtgaaatggaaaaaaaaaaaatgactggaaatTGAGAGACCAAGATTCCAGTCCAAATTACCCCCTAATCACCAGAGCTTCAATTTCTCtattatagaagaaaaagagCTTTGGCATTTGTATTCTCTAAagagagaggtggagggaagaaagaagacggaagaggaggaagaggagaaaaaagaggagggaaggggaaaaagaagagaaagaaggggaacaggaagggagaaaaacaaggGGGTTATTGCACAGAAGGGAGTGATTTTGTTACCCCACTATTTTTCCTTTATAGCTAGTGGTCAAAATACCAAGAAAACTTCAAAGAGTTGACTGCTCAGGGAAAGAAGGTACAAAGGGAAGCCATGAGTGTGACACCGTGATGGAGTACACCATGGATGAGAAATCTCTGGTACTCTTTTTGGGGATTGCCTTTGTTCTGGGAAACCACTCAGCTGCTCAGAGGGGAAGTGGCTGTCTGTGCAGCAAAGTCCATTGCTCACCGAGTATTTACCATCACAAAGAGTCAGTGCATGTTTCTGAGTAGCCCAGTTCTATTTAGAATGGACTGCAGGTATCAGAATGGCTGTTTGGGGTCGCTAGTAATGTTATCTCCAGCACTTAGAGCTGTGAGTCTAAGGGACACAGTAGATATTGAGGGATAAGCAGATACTACTTATCTCCTGATCACCGCATTTATCTCTGCCTCTTGGCCATGCCTGGCAGCCATGAACTGGTTGCTGGTGGCCAGAGGAAAGAGAGTGGCAGCACTGACCCAACTGCAATGCGGGGTTGAAAGTGACATGGATGAGGACAAATAGTCCCCCTTAAGGTCCTGTGTGGGATGCTCAGGCCCCCACCTTGGCACCAACGCTACATGTTGTTCATTGAAACATGAACATCCTGGTCTTGACTTTGAAGATAGGAATCACTCATCCCAAACCAGACACTGCCCACAAGTCACCGAGAAGGAAGCCAAAGGGGGTGAATGATTAGCAGAACTGTCAGGCAGCTCCCGCGTCTGTGGACACCGATTATGTGGGAAGCTGTTTCATGAGGAAAACTCAGCTTGACCTTGGGAGCCCATGGAGGTCCTTCAGGGCCTAGTGCTCCATGGGGAGACTCCCCTCAGACTGTCTCTCCCCCTACATTCTTGAGgggccccaggcccagccacTGCCTCTTGTGTGGCTTGATATCCTAGAATAAGCAAGAATGTCCTTAGGAATTTAGTAAACATAAATTTACTAAGGTCTGTGACATAATCTTGTCCTCACAAAGCTAACAAAGCTATATAGTTAAAAGCATAGTATACACACATGACATAGACATACATGATAATTAGAGAATTATTTTGACTTGGAGAATGTCATGTTGAGTGATGCGTAGAGTACATATTAGATGTCACTGACAGGAGTTGTTCATGGGGGAAGTTCAAGGTTAGTCACAATCATCCCTAGATATGTCCCACAAAACTGCTAGTAACTCAGGGAAGCTTTTAGTGTCTGGTTCTTTCAAAAGCCTTTATACCAACTGTAAAGGAATCCTTTGTTTCTTATTGTTCCAGGGCAGACATATATGGCTAAGAGTCCAGGGCTGTATTGTATGGATTGTAGACTGACAGGGCCAGTTAAATGCTTCTCCCACCAGTCTCTAATGCTAAGACAAGGGCTCTTATGGGAGACCCTGAGATTTGGAATGGGGAAACAGGTGACACTGAGAACCGTGAACTCCTCAACTCCATAGGACCTCCCTTTCTGCTGGAAGAAACACCTCTTCCCACCTGCGAGGAAAAGTCTTCCTCTGCATAAACACCTTTCACCTTTCGATGACTGTACCTGGGAAAGTTCCGTCACCAGGGAGGGGGTGCCAGTCTTTGTAGGACCCACTCCCACAACCCTTATTACCTCTATGTCCATAACAAGAATGGATCCCAGACAAGTATGTATGAGACCTGGTCTGAGGCGAGAGAGGAAATCGATGCCTGAAAAGAATTACAAGACCTCACCAATCAGTATTGGCAAGAGTGTGGGGAGCATGGATGTGAATGAATTCTGAAGTGAAGTGGAAGAGTTGCTTGAGCCATATGAATTTATccatatgaatttatttaattctagGTTTAATATGTGGCTTGAGCATCTGGGAATATTGTAAATAGTCTGCTAGGTTGGCCAGTTGAAACCTGAACTCAATGATGGCCTACAGTCAATGGAGTTGACATTTTGGAATTTCCCTGGCAAACTCTGGAGAAGCAGtgccaatagaactttctgcaaagaCGGGAATTTTCTATAATCTGCTGTCCAACACAGTAAGTTCTAAGCCacctgtggctactgagcacttcaAATGTGGCCAGTGCAAGTAGGGAACTGaattgttaattttaataaatttaaatttaattaatcaCACATGGATAGTGGCCATTGTACTGAATGGTGCAGCTCTAGGGTAAGGAGTCTGAAGCTTCAGGGAAAGGCAAGGAGACATCCTTTTTTATCTGAGTCTGCTCTGGCTGCCTCCCTCAGGTTTTAATACAGGAAGTCGcgtattttgtcatgtataatgcacacttttttgcctaaatttgtaaaggaaaattaaggatgtgcattatacgtggtagtactaattccatatttatataaatgtttttcattcttttatttatgcttatgagttaaagcgtaactctagaaatcaataacgatatccgtatacaaaataataccctggaatatgataatcggttttgttgaacttagaCAAACTTTCAATGATGAAAGAGTACTTCATTGTGAATATCGTGAATTTCtaaccggtacataaaatttcttgtaccttgtatctgttcctgtgttttgtaattatttgttacataaagtttcttgtaccatagtatgttaaaaaaataaatgccaaaattcctttataatacaaaaaacaagtacctaaatgtaaacaaataaaaaatttgaattaaaaaattaaagcaaaagatttttttcctgaaagcttgagccaaaaacatgggtgcacattatacacggcaaaatacggcaCTCTTGTTATCATTCACTTTTGagtaattttttccatttctattttctcttttacccCCAAAGTCATCTAGGAGAACATCTTTTATGTTCCAAATAAATTGtatcctttttcttctattatcctttttatgttgatattttttctgctttttaaaagtatgttgttttcCTTCATAAATGTTCCGTGAGAAGTTTTCAAATATTCCTATTAATTTTATATGATATGATTTATGAGATAGAGGTGTTACATTCTCTAACTATGACTCcgatttgttcatttctttttatttctatcaatttTTATTCCATGTACGTAGATGCCATGATGTTAAGTGCATTTAAATTCACAATTGTTGTATCTTCTTGGTAAATTGGATgtaatagaaagaagaaaatatatttgtccCGGTTAATTGCTAATGATTCTCATCTTTAGTGTTCTTTTATCTGACATCAGCACTATAATATCTGCTTTCTGTTATTACTTTTGTATTATACTTTTATGcctatgttttcatctttctgtgcCCAGTTGTTTAAACATATGTCCTGTAATCAGCATACAGCTTGACTTTGTATTTTAACCTGTTTGGAAAATCTGTGTTACTTTGACGGGGGAATTTAAGATGCTTAAATTTATTGTGATCTTTGATATATTTGgactgatttttaacattttattttacgcCTCCATGTTCCCTTTTTGGCCCTGTGACTccagttccttttaaaaaaaatatttccataggAATGAGTAAGTTCATTTACTGGAATTAAAATTTCCACCCAACCAAGGAAACGTCTGTTAGAATTGAAGGTTATGGGAACTTGAGATTGGTGACACATTACTGTGTTTCTACATTCTCCAACTTTCCTCATTCCTGGGCTCCAGCTTTGCAAAACTTTACAAACAATCCTGCCAAATCTTGGCATCTTGAATTGCCGCATTGGCATGTCACACAGGCAAACTTATCCCTGGGTTCTCATAGTTTATGTGACAACCTGTGTTCTTTTGTTCctcaaatgaatgaatttctatATATGAAATGTAATAAAAGTCAAGGCCTTACCTCACTGGTACCTGATTCAGAGCAGCGCCACCTAATGCAACAGTTGGTCCTCAGTGTGTTTTCTGCCTGCTAACAAAGACTAGAATGTTTTGAGCTATCCTAAGGAACGACAGAGTGAGGAGGCTAATAGTATTCCAGACTCTGGAATACTCCGGTTGGAATCTCAGCTTGCTCACCTTCTGCCCCGTTCAGCAGTTGTAAGAGCTGAGTCCAGTAACTTCTCTAAGCGCCATTTTCCTCATAAGCAATATGAGGTCAATAAATGTGTCACCTCagagggttattgtgaggatgagAAGAGATACCCATGTAAAAACACTCAGCGTAATCCTTGGCACACAGTGAGAACTCAGGAAATGGTAGCTGATAAAGTTAGCAATTATCTTAGTCCACACCCAGCAGTCTAGACAAGACTTTTCACACGAATTATGGTTTCCTTAAATGCCCCCGGAAGGAGGGCTGTAGAGCTCCTTGAAGCCTTGTGATATCTCTCAGAAGAGACATAATTTACTTCTCCTGATACTCTTGTCATCCCCGAAGCTGAATGCAGATGTCAGTCCATGAACTGACGTCAGGGGTTTAAACAGGTGCTACATGTAAGGCTTTGGACTGGCGACCTTTCCCCTAGTTTTGCGTTTTGTCTGAAGTTCCTGCATGAAGAAGACCGGGCCTTAATGAAATAATCAGTCCCGGGTCTTTTCATGTTTCCAATGAACGTTAATGAGCAAACAGGGAAAGATCAAGGGGGCTGCGAGTGGGAGGTAAGGAGACCTTGGAAGCAGAAGCCAGGATGGGGTAGGTACCCTCTGGAAACATGTCAGTGTTTGCTTTACGCTCAGATCTTGTTCATTTGAGCTGCAAACCAGGGGCTCTGGTACCAGATACCTGAGATTTCATCTTTTGCAATGTCCCTGTGTTCTTTCTTCAGCCAACATGTTCAATACCTACTATGAGCAAGAAACTTGCTCTCATGCTTTTATTATAGGCTTTGAGTAATACCAAGGTGATTCAGACACCCGCTGTGCCGTCAAGGATTTTATGTTCTGGTAGAGGCAGTAAGATGGGGGCACACACAGCCACAGTAGGAGGGGGACTGAGACATGTCATAGAAGAGGTATAAAGTTCTATCAGCTCAAGAAGGGAGCAAATTGCTTCCACCTTGGAAGGAACCAAGACTGCTGTATGCTGGGAGTTAGATCGGAGCTGTCCTTTTAAGAATAGTGGGATCTGGACGGGTAGAGGCGAGCAGTGCCCTT
This DNA window, taken from Rhinolophus ferrumequinum isolate MPI-CBG mRhiFer1 chromosome 22, mRhiFer1_v1.p, whole genome shotgun sequence, encodes the following:
- the LOC117015409 gene encoding transmembrane epididymal protein 1-like, whose translation is MGKFNGHFYPGLYLFSYGLYQATVVFKAMIVNDSLLYSACPPRNKGIWAGLWKISYGGLIKMVTGSILTVYVVFCLDDGMVFVDREVPPRFMYPKEWQHLTMFILLALNGCVDVMSNNLLPQRCVLLEKGTVALTFYVLLMLLVSHVQGSAGVELQTHSLLIMVVFLMMLVLTIQLWAPDAVHLSLIETFLFLMMGSWLVQVGFILYRPVSGYPWQDDDISDIMFITTFFCWHVMTNALCLLGIYSIASLWHRCHSPSWKLTASTEAPYYMSPEGPVYELLPEVEPSEKDEQALLLSESAP